One stretch of Rosistilla oblonga DNA includes these proteins:
- a CDS encoding restriction endonuclease FokI C-terminal domain-containing protein, whose translation MILTPEQQSRAIEVMQEYLAAPQGPEGVTPAEASTERDRQRIELIEGELLPLVQAYLAGQTPLDEFKSKVDGINKRNEHWGFKGIKGQMFFNMVVNVSSDPGECDQELKSAIAVPTSEDMARSRIRTFASYVRRLGEEHVEGGRSKQGRPKAGSIPFFLSYFWQLQSRDVWPVYYTNGVKTMSDLNLWLPTDDLAADYISFKHLHEELAALFTEKSGEKFGLYDVEHVFWFKGGNPYGGSKPLPKEQIEPTVEEPDEIIVAPKLDRLPDSYVPPVIAVLPRIAANEAGFDDLAKASGISLSRAFEKNIHAAFTILGFDAKLLGQGGGRVPDGIAVEHDSSYALIWDAKVRGDGYSMGTDDRTIREYITTQSRELKRRRSIRNVYYVVVSSEFSDDFDESIRSMKMETEISEVCLLEASALVSIVDAKLRDPLQVSLGPDGVQRLFSTSGIVNVETVRQNLIG comes from the coding sequence ATGATTCTTACTCCCGAGCAACAAAGCCGAGCCATCGAGGTCATGCAGGAATACCTCGCTGCACCGCAAGGCCCAGAAGGTGTAACACCTGCCGAGGCTTCCACAGAACGTGATCGCCAGCGAATCGAATTGATTGAGGGTGAGTTACTGCCTTTGGTCCAAGCCTACTTGGCCGGACAGACTCCGCTGGACGAGTTCAAATCCAAAGTAGATGGCATCAACAAACGAAATGAGCACTGGGGGTTCAAGGGCATCAAAGGGCAGATGTTCTTCAACATGGTCGTCAATGTCTCCAGTGATCCGGGAGAGTGCGATCAGGAACTCAAATCCGCCATTGCTGTTCCGACAAGCGAAGACATGGCCCGCAGCCGTATCAGGACGTTCGCCAGTTACGTTCGCCGACTTGGAGAGGAGCATGTCGAGGGTGGCAGATCGAAGCAGGGACGACCAAAGGCAGGAAGCATTCCATTCTTCCTGTCATATTTCTGGCAGCTTCAGAGTCGTGATGTTTGGCCGGTGTACTACACCAACGGCGTGAAGACGATGAGCGACCTCAATCTCTGGTTGCCAACCGATGACCTCGCTGCGGACTATATCTCGTTCAAACATCTTCACGAAGAATTGGCAGCACTGTTCACCGAGAAGAGCGGGGAGAAGTTTGGGCTGTACGACGTTGAGCACGTCTTCTGGTTCAAAGGAGGGAATCCCTACGGCGGGTCAAAGCCGCTGCCCAAAGAGCAAATCGAACCAACCGTTGAAGAGCCTGACGAGATCATTGTCGCCCCAAAGTTGGATCGACTGCCCGACAGCTACGTTCCTCCAGTGATCGCTGTCTTGCCACGTATCGCTGCGAACGAGGCTGGGTTTGACGACTTGGCAAAGGCATCCGGTATCAGCCTGTCCAGAGCGTTTGAAAAGAACATTCATGCGGCATTCACAATCCTTGGATTCGACGCAAAGTTGCTGGGTCAGGGAGGTGGGCGGGTGCCGGATGGCATTGCTGTTGAACACGACAGTTCCTACGCCCTCATCTGGGATGCCAAGGTTCGTGGTGACGGCTACAGCATGGGCACAGATGACCGGACGATTCGAGAGTACATCACGACTCAAAGCCGGGAGTTGAAACGCCGCCGTTCGATCCGAAACGTCTACTACGTCGTCGTGTCGAGCGAATTCTCCGACGACTTCGACGAATCGATCCGCTCCATGAAGATGGAAACGGAGATCAGCGAAGTGTGCCTCTTGGAAGCATCGGCACTCGTCTCCATTGTGGACGCCAAGTTGCGTGATCCACTTCAGGTCAGCCTCGGACCAGACGGTGTACAACGTCTCTTCAGCACCAGCGGAATAGTAAACGTCGAAACAGTGCGACAAAACCTCATCGGATAG
- a CDS encoding cellulase family glycosylhydrolase, with product MSNCIAANTRPLLAVLVRTQLLRRISRKVAQLGLLVVLFATPADAQPLQRVRVSDDGKHFAIGESQQRFVVWGVNYDHNSRGELLDEYWIERWEEVVEDFAEIKALGANCVRIHLQIGKFMNAADQPNQTALDQLAKLLKLAEETGLYLDITGLACYHKANVPEWFDRLSEQDRWKTQALFWGSIAQVCRNSPAVFCYDLMNEPILPGKRKSGEPAESQWLGGELGGKFFVQRLALDLAGRTRQQVAKAWVDQMVDAIRDQDEDHMITVGVIPWVFVFGGGKPFFYSPEVGERLDFVSVHFYPEKGQVEEAITALRAYDIGKPLVVEEMFPMKCSVAELAEFVSQSSEFTDGWISFYWGKTADQLNQKSNPTIAETITASWLQRFQAMAEQVTKTK from the coding sequence ATGTCCAACTGCATCGCTGCCAACACGCGTCCATTGCTTGCAGTGTTAGTCCGCACGCAGTTGCTGCGACGGATTAGCAGAAAAGTTGCTCAGCTCGGCTTGCTTGTCGTTCTTTTTGCGACTCCAGCGGATGCCCAGCCGTTGCAGAGAGTGCGTGTTTCCGATGACGGCAAACACTTTGCGATTGGAGAGTCCCAGCAGCGGTTTGTTGTCTGGGGTGTGAACTACGATCACAACAGTCGAGGTGAACTGCTCGACGAGTACTGGATTGAGCGTTGGGAGGAAGTCGTCGAAGACTTTGCAGAGATCAAAGCGCTCGGAGCGAATTGCGTCCGGATCCATCTGCAGATCGGCAAGTTTATGAACGCAGCGGACCAACCGAATCAAACCGCACTGGATCAGCTGGCCAAACTGTTAAAGCTGGCGGAGGAAACCGGACTCTACCTCGATATCACCGGGCTTGCGTGTTACCACAAAGCCAATGTTCCGGAATGGTTCGACCGCCTGAGTGAACAGGACCGTTGGAAAACACAGGCCTTGTTCTGGGGATCGATTGCCCAGGTTTGCCGCAACAGTCCCGCCGTGTTTTGTTACGACCTGATGAACGAACCGATCCTGCCGGGCAAAAGGAAATCCGGAGAACCGGCGGAATCGCAGTGGCTGGGTGGCGAACTGGGAGGCAAGTTCTTTGTGCAACGCTTGGCGCTCGATCTGGCGGGACGAACGCGTCAGCAAGTCGCCAAAGCGTGGGTCGATCAGATGGTCGACGCGATCCGCGATCAGGATGAAGATCACATGATCACCGTGGGAGTCATCCCGTGGGTCTTTGTATTTGGTGGGGGGAAGCCGTTCTTCTATTCACCAGAGGTCGGCGAGCGGCTCGATTTCGTATCGGTCCACTTCTATCCCGAGAAGGGGCAAGTGGAAGAAGCGATCACCGCATTACGAGCCTACGACATTGGAAAGCCACTGGTAGTTGAAGAGATGTTTCCGATGAAGTGCTCCGTAGCAGAACTCGCGGAATTCGTATCGCAATCGTCCGAGTTCACCGACGGTTGGATCAGTTTCTATTGGGGCAAGACAGCTGATCAGCTAAATCAAAAATCGAATCCAACGATCGCTGAAACCATCACCGCCTCCTGGCTGCAGCGTTTCCAGGCGATGGCCGAGCAAGTGACAAAGACGAAATAG
- the ltrA gene encoding group II intron reverse transcriptase/maturase encodes MKRTYYSLYDRLLDRRALARAFEKVRRAKGAPGIDGQAIDAFEADLLGELTRLVSELRSKTYRPSAVRRVSIPKPEGGQRHLGIPTVRDRVVQQALLDILQPIFDPDFHPSSYGYRPGRSCQQAVAKATMFIRRYGLDQVVDMDLSKCFDRLDHGLILSSIRRRVTDGSILNLIKMFLTSGVMNEGVWEATELGSPQGGVVSPLIANIYLDAFDQEMMRRGYRIVRYADDILILCRSKRSAAHAMSVAVEILEGDLKLTVNRDKTHLTSACEGVKFLGVVIGSMHTRIAAEKVAAFKAKVKVITRKNSPVNLEKVIADLNPVLRGWGSYFRMANCKGLYRELARWIRRRLRAKQLALWKKPTRLIRRLRQVGVRGDLQKMRMTAWRTSRSSYASMAISNGFLAELGLFDLTELETGGLPGLT; translated from the coding sequence ATGAAGCGAACCTACTACAGCCTCTACGACCGACTGCTTGATCGCCGAGCTTTGGCTCGCGCGTTCGAGAAAGTCCGACGTGCCAAGGGTGCACCTGGCATCGACGGGCAAGCGATCGATGCGTTTGAAGCTGATTTACTGGGGGAGCTGACGCGGTTGGTGAGCGAACTGCGGAGCAAGACTTACCGGCCCAGTGCGGTCCGCCGAGTTTCGATCCCGAAACCGGAAGGCGGCCAGCGGCATCTTGGCATCCCAACAGTTCGCGACCGAGTCGTCCAGCAAGCGTTGCTGGACATCCTGCAGCCGATCTTTGATCCTGACTTTCATCCATCAAGCTACGGTTACCGACCGGGCCGCAGTTGCCAACAGGCAGTCGCCAAAGCAACGATGTTCATCCGGCGATATGGTCTCGACCAAGTCGTCGATATGGATCTCTCGAAATGCTTTGACCGGTTGGATCACGGCTTGATTCTCTCGTCGATCCGTCGTCGGGTGACCGATGGCAGCATTTTGAATCTGATCAAAATGTTTTTGACCAGCGGAGTGATGAACGAAGGTGTCTGGGAGGCGACGGAGCTTGGCAGCCCGCAAGGCGGTGTTGTCAGTCCCCTGATCGCCAATATTTACCTGGATGCTTTCGACCAGGAGATGATGCGTCGTGGTTACCGAATCGTTCGGTATGCCGATGACATTCTGATCCTGTGTCGGAGCAAGCGATCGGCGGCTCATGCGATGAGCGTTGCAGTGGAGATTCTGGAAGGTGATTTGAAGTTGACCGTCAATCGCGATAAGACGCACCTGACTTCAGCCTGTGAGGGTGTGAAGTTCTTGGGCGTCGTGATCGGCAGCATGCACACCCGCATTGCTGCCGAGAAAGTCGCGGCCTTCAAGGCGAAGGTCAAAGTGATCACTCGCAAGAACAGCCCGGTGAACTTGGAGAAGGTCATTGCTGACCTGAATCCGGTGCTTCGCGGCTGGGGCAGCTACTTCCGGATGGCGAACTGCAAAGGTCTGTATCGCGAGTTGGCTAGATGGATTCGGCGACGATTACGGGCCAAGCAACTCGCGTTGTGGAAGAAACCGACGCGTCTGATTCGCCGCTTGCGGCAGGTCGGCGTACGTGGTGACCTCCAGAAGATGCGAATGACCGCGTGGCGTACGTCGCGTAGTTCTTACGCCAGTATGGCCATCAGCAATGGCTTCCTGGCGGAACTTGGCCTGTTTGACTTGACCGAATTGGAGACTGGAGGCCTTCCTGGATTAACCTAG
- a CDS encoding HsdM family class I SAM-dependent methyltransferase: MSNPTSQIVNKAWNFAHVLRDDGLSYMGYTEQITFLLFLKMADEQSKPPYNREPIVPKKFNWESLTKRDGDDLLIHYRHLLEELGKKSGMLGEIFRRARPEIQNPSILRRLIVDLIEAEDWSKLEADVKGDIYEGMLARSAAESPKGAGQYFTPRELIKAIVDCVQPTPEDIVADPAAGTGGFLLSAHQYVLDHHKDLDRDQKKHLKSGFVKGWELVPNTARLCIMNLYLHGVESDPSPIHSGVDALASEPGEKDRCTLLLTNPPFGKKSSIAIVNEEGDLEKDDSTYERTDFYTTTKNKQLNFLQHAKSLLKVGGRCAVVVPDNVLFEGGSGETVRRKLLQQCDVHTLLRLPTGIFYAQGVKANVLFFDAKPAQEKAWTKRLWVYDLRTNMHFTLKTNPLKRSDLDEFVKCYKPGEPRDKRRATWSEEKAEGRWRSYTHDELIKRDKINLDLFWLKDDSLENSADLPAPDILAQEIADDLETALEQFQSIASALNKE, encoded by the coding sequence ATGTCGAATCCCACCAGTCAAATCGTAAACAAAGCATGGAACTTTGCTCATGTTCTCCGTGACGACGGACTGTCGTACATGGGGTACACGGAGCAGATCACGTTCCTTTTGTTTCTGAAGATGGCCGACGAGCAGTCAAAGCCACCATACAACCGTGAACCCATCGTCCCCAAGAAGTTCAACTGGGAGAGCCTGACGAAACGAGACGGCGACGATCTGCTCATTCACTATCGCCACTTGCTGGAAGAGCTTGGCAAGAAGTCGGGAATGCTCGGCGAGATTTTCCGTCGAGCAAGGCCAGAGATTCAGAACCCGTCTATTCTCCGCCGCCTCATCGTTGACTTGATTGAAGCCGAAGACTGGTCGAAGCTCGAAGCCGATGTCAAAGGCGACATCTATGAAGGAATGCTGGCTCGCAGTGCGGCGGAATCACCCAAAGGAGCCGGGCAATACTTTACGCCTCGTGAACTCATCAAGGCCATCGTCGATTGTGTTCAACCGACGCCCGAAGACATTGTTGCAGATCCAGCCGCAGGGACGGGCGGATTTCTCCTGAGTGCTCACCAGTACGTTCTCGACCATCACAAAGACCTCGACCGAGATCAGAAGAAGCACCTGAAGTCAGGTTTCGTCAAAGGATGGGAACTCGTGCCCAACACGGCTCGCCTTTGCATCATGAACCTGTATCTACATGGCGTTGAGAGTGACCCAAGTCCGATCCATTCCGGCGTCGATGCTCTGGCGAGTGAGCCCGGCGAGAAGGATCGCTGCACGTTGTTGCTGACTAATCCGCCGTTCGGCAAGAAAAGCAGTATTGCCATCGTCAACGAGGAAGGCGATCTGGAAAAAGACGATTCAACCTACGAACGAACCGACTTCTACACAACAACTAAGAACAAGCAACTCAACTTTCTTCAACATGCCAAGTCGCTGTTGAAGGTTGGTGGACGCTGCGCCGTTGTCGTACCGGACAATGTTCTGTTCGAGGGTGGTTCCGGTGAAACCGTTCGTCGAAAGCTCCTTCAACAATGCGATGTCCACACACTTCTTCGGTTACCCACGGGCATCTTTTATGCCCAAGGGGTCAAAGCAAACGTTTTATTTTTCGATGCAAAGCCTGCTCAAGAGAAGGCTTGGACCAAACGCCTGTGGGTTTACGACCTGAGAACGAACATGCACTTCACGCTGAAGACAAACCCGTTGAAGCGGAGTGATCTGGATGAGTTCGTCAAGTGTTACAAGCCAGGAGAGCCACGGGACAAACGACGAGCGACATGGTCCGAAGAGAAAGCCGAAGGTCGCTGGCGATCTTACACGCATGACGAGCTTATTAAGCGAGACAAAATCAACCTCGATCTCTTTTGGCTTAAAGACGACAGCCTCGAAAACTCAGCCGACCTGCCAGCCCCAGACATCCTTGCTCAAGAAATTGCTGATGACCTTGAGACGGCGCTGGAACAATTTCAGTCGATTGCGTCCGCACTGAACAAGGAATGA